The genomic DNA TCTGCGTTGGGGTTGACCCTCAGGCCTGGTAACGACTCAGGAACATGTCGAGGGCCGATTCGATCACTTGGGTCTGCTCCTCCTGGGGCAGGCTCGGTTGGCCCATCGAAACCTGTGGCCAGAAGGCGAATGTCTTGAGCAGCCCATGCATTTGCTGGGCGGCGAATGCCGGCTCCACGGGTTTCAACCGGCCATCGGCCTGGGCCTGGCGAATCCAGGCCGTCAGCCCTTCCTCACGCTGGCCCATGCGCGACACCATGTCCTGGGCTCGCTCCGGAGAATGAATCGTCGCAGCGATGGCGATGCGCGCCAGGTCGAGGAAATTCTCGTCCGCCAGCATATGCAGTTTGGCTTGCAGCAACGTTTGAAGCTGCTCTCGGAGCGGCTTTTGCGGGCTGTAGGCCATGTCCTGTTCTGCGGTAATGCTGTTCCATAACCGATTCAGAATTTCGGCAAACAGCGCTTCCTTGCTCGGGAAATGGTTATACACCGTGCGCTTCGATACGCCGGCAGTCGCCGCGATCTTGTCCATGCTGGTGATCTCGAAACCGCTGCTACGGAATTCAGCAATCGCTGCCCTGGAGGATGGCTTCGCGTTTTCGCTCGGTAAGGCGCTGCGGCACGGTCATGGGCAATTCGTCGGTTGAGGTGAGAGAACTTACACTCGGCAGTTTACTTGCTCCCGGGATTCATGCAATCTGGAAACTACACCCGAGTGGTGTAGATTTTCCTCAGGCGGCTAAGCGTGCATGCAACGGCCATCCAGCGTCCCACAACGGCGAAGCGCAATGGCGACGACGTCCTTGGAGTTATCGCACCATGACCATTCCCTCTCTTTCGACCGACAGCCCATCTGCCCAACATTTATCCCGGCACGAACAGGGCAAGTATCGCAATCATGCTCTTACTCCGCGGCAAGGGTTCGGTACGACCCTGCGCATCATCTGGAACATGACCTTCCACAAGCCGCGCGCTACCCGGCCTGCGGGCGCCATCGAGGTTCAACCGCTGACGCGCGCCGCGTTGCTGGCCGCGCCGAATCACAGCGTCTTCCGTCTCGGCCACTCCACCGTGCTGCTCAAGCTGCGGGATAAATTCTGGCTGACAGACCCGGTGTTCTCCGAACGTGCCTCACCCGTGCAATGGGTCGGCCCCAAGCGTTTCCATCAGCCGCCCATCAGCCTGGAAGAGTTGCCGCCGATTGAAGCGGTGATCCTTTCCCACGATCATTACGACCACCTCGATCATCAGGCGATTCTCAAGCTGGCGGCCAAGACCCGCTATTTCCTGGCGCCCCTGGGTGTAGGCGACACCTTGATCAAATGGGGCGTCGACGCCAGCAAGGTGCGTCAGTTGGACTGGTGGCAAGGCACCGAGGTGGACGGTATCGAGTTCATTGCCACGCCCTCCCAGCATTTTTCCGGGCGCGGCCTGTTCGACAGCAACAGCACCTTGTGGGCCTCGTGGGTGATGATCGACGGCGCCACACGTATTTTCTTCAGTGGCGATACCGGCTATTTCGAGGGTTTCAAACGCATCGGCGAACAATACGGCCCCTTCGACCTGACGCTGATGGAAACCGGCGCCTATAACGTTGATTGGCCCCATGTCCACATGCAGCCGGAGCAGACGCTGCAGGCTCACATCGACCTGAAGGGCCGCTGGCTACTGCCGATCCACAACGGCACGTTCGACCTGGCGATGCATGCCTGGTATGAACCCTTCGATCGCATCCTGGCCCTGGCCTGGGAGCGCAACGTTTGCATTGCCACGCCGCAAATGGGCGAAGCATTCACCCTGGCGCAGCCGCAACGTGGCCGCGCTTGGTGGCTGGACGTGGAACCCTCGGCGTATCAGGACCGGGCCGGTATCGCCTAGCACCTGCGGTCAGTGTTATTCGATCATCGCGTAATCGGACCGCCCCATCGGGTCCGGGGTTGCGCCCTTGATGTTCATGCCGCGCCCCGGTGCGAAGCCGGGGAAGAACACCAGCCCCTCGGCCTCCAGGCGAAACGCCAGGGCCAGGCGAGTCACATCGAGCAACTCGCCACCGGCCTCGAAGCGGCGGATGGCTTGGACCGATACGCCGGATTGTCGAGACAGCTCCTCGACACTCCAGCCCAGCATGGCTCGGGCCTGTGCACTGTGAGCAGGGGTGAATTGATAGACAGCAATACGTTCCAGGGTGGTTTTGATTGCGAGAGAGGCCATGGGGTGCTCCAAAGCGATGGGATTCAAAAAATACTGTGTTTTTGTACAGTTGTTTTGAGTCCGGATCAATCCCATTTTTTTGATCAATGACCGGCGGTCTTCTCCAGCCAGGCGCTCGGTGCGTGGCCCAGTACCCGACGGAACATGGTGGAAAACGCAGCGGGGCTGTCGTAGCCCTGATCCAGGGCGATGCGCGTCACCGAATCCCCTTCGGCCAGATGGGCCAACGCCGCCATGACACACGCCTGCTGCCGCCACTGGCTGAAACTTAGCGTGGTCTGCCGGCTGAACAACCGATTGAACGAGCGCAAGCTGATATGCAATTGCGCCGCCCATTGCACGGGCGAGACATGGGCGTCTGGGCGTTTCAGAAATGCCTGGCACAGGCCGAGCAGGCGCGGGTCTTGGGGCAGTGGAAGGTGCAGTGGTAGATGGGCGCTGCGCTGCAGTTCGTGCAGCAGCAGATCGATCAGCACGCCATCGCGCCCAGCCTCGTCGTAGTCCGGCACAAGCTCCACGGCTTCCATCAGCAACTGGCGCATCAGGGGCGACACGCTGATGACCTGGCACCGCGTGTCCATGGCCGTTATCGCGGCCGGTTCGATGTACAGGCTGCGGGTGCTCACGCCCAGCATCAGCACTTCATGATCGACCCCCGCCGGAATCCACACCGCCCGTTGCGGCGGCACTACCCAATTGCCCTCCGTCGTGCTGACCTGCATCACCCCGGTGGCGCCATAGAGCAACTGCGCGCGGCGATGGCGATGCATCGGCAGCACTTGTCCATGAGCGTAATCGGTGCCGATCGCAACGACGGCCCTGGGTGTCGCATCCAATAAATCGATCGAACTGTTGCGCATCGATGGGCCACTCGGGATTGGCGTAAACGCGAACATTATTGGCCTGTTTGCTACAGCGGGCCAAGCGTCTCTTACCTATCGTGGGCGCCTCCCATTTCACGGATTCGTCTCGATGTTCTATGTATTGCTTGCCTGTTTCGGCTGCCTGAGTGGCGTGACGGCCGTGTTGTTCGGTTTCGGCGGCGGCTTCGTCGTGGTGCCCTTGCTGTACCGCATGCTCACCGCCAGCCACGGTGCCGACGATCCTATCGGTCAATCGGCGATGCACATTGCCGTGGCCACCTCGACCTGCGTGATGATCGTCAACGCGCTGATCGCCACCGTGAAGCATCACCGTGCCGGCAACCTCATTCGTCACTACGTGTGGCCGTTGGGCGGCTTTATCGGCCTGGGCGCTATCGTCGGCGCCGTTGCCGCGATGTGGGCGAGCAGCGAAGTGATTCGCTATGCCTTCATTGTTTATCTGGGTGTGACCATTCTGGACTGCTTGTTCAGACGCGGTTTCCTGACTCAGTCTGAGGCTGTAATCCCACGGCGATTGGGTAGGGCAGAGGTCTCGGCAGGCGGGATCAGCGTTGGCGCCATCGCCACTTTTCTGGGCGTGGGTGGCAGTGTCATGACGGTCCCGTTGTTGCGCCGTTGCGGGCTGAGCATGTCCCGCGCGACGTCCATGGCTAACCCGCTGAGTTTGCCGGTTGCAGTGGCCGGGACGCTGACTTACATGGCCATGGCCGGGTTTACCGAGTTTGATTTGGGGCCGTGGTTTGTCGGTTACGTCGACTTGATGGCCTTCGCTATGCTCACACTTGGCGCGCTCCTGGGTATCCGTCTGGCAACGCCTTGGATCGGACGGATACCAGACCGGTTGCATGCGCGGGTGTATGTGGGGTTGTTGATAGGGGTGATGATTGGGATGTGCCTGGGATAGGGGGCGTTATTGGCCCGCTAATCCCGGTGCCTCCCGAATAATGAAGTGATCCAGGTTCTCGATATTGGCACTGAACACGCCGAACGTTTCTTCGGGGTTCTTCTTGCTAGGTACCTGTTTCAACTCTGGCGTGACGCCATAAAAGAAGCAATACAACGACGCATCACTGTCGATGGCATGTTTGATCTCTGCCAGGAACGCTTTGCGCTTGCGGTAGTTATCGATCAGCTTCTTGCTCAGGTAAACGTTGACCGAGTAAGGCTTCTTCTTCGCCTCGTCCGGCTGCTTGAACCAGACCTTCGCTTCGAAGTCGATGCGAAAGCTCAACGTGTAATCCTTGATCTCCTTGATCTTGCCCCAGTAAATCAAGCCCTTGTTGTCCTGTAAGTACTCGATCTTCTTGAAGAACGAGCCATAGGGCGCCGTGTGCTCGCCAATCTTCAGCGGCATGCGCTTGAGTAGATCCTTGTTATCGAAGTTCGAGACGAAACATTCCACCGGATGGGCGAAGATGCTGGTCTTGTCCGGTGCTGAATCTTGGGCGGAATGAGCGTTATCACCGTGGGACGATACGGAAGGGGGCGTAGGGCGAGTCGCTTCAACATTTTTCGGCAGATCGGACGGCTTACGCACGTACTGACGCCGAGTCAGCAACAGCTCCGACGGAAAATGCTCCTCGCGGTCGTCATCCGTTTCCGCCTCGCCACTCTCTACACCCAACCCCGGCGTTTTCGGACTGACATAAGGACAACCCTCGATATGCTGGGTCGTTGGCTGGTTCTTGAAGTGTGGCGTGCGAATGTAATTGACGTTCTTGGCGTTGAACGTCGTCAGCCGATTCTCTTCATCAAACGCCGCCCGACACGCATCGTTGGGGCACTGAAAGCGCTCCTTGGCCGAATCGAAGGCCATGGTCTCATCGAAATTCAGATCCCGAACGTCATAGATCGATAGCTTGGCATCGAGGCTGAGGCAGTAGGCGGTGTCGAATTTCATCGGGGCTCGGGTCCGTGAGAGGAAGTGTATTAATACCGAAGGACGCAGCGGGCTGCACCCAAAGTTTCAACCCACCACAAACCCCCTGTGGGAGCGAGCTTGCTCGCGATTCCAAAACCCAACGCGGCCATCAAACCTGCCACCCACCTGCGCCCTGACACCAACCGGTGGCGAGGGGATTTATCCCCGCTGGGCTGCGAAGCAGCCCCGGTTTTACGGCCCCAACTTGTATGAATCGGTATCATAATGCCGGTTATAGCCCGACCTTTCAGATAACCGGCAATATACTGCCGGAAACAGTGAATAAGAAACTTCGATGAAAGAGAACACCGGTGAACGACGCAGGGAAATCATTGACGACATCGTCATGCAACATGTGACAGGGAACGAAACCCTGGGAACCGCTATCCGCCGGCTACGGCTTGAGGTGACCGGCCTGGATCAAGAAACCTTTGCCGCCATGTGCAACATGTCGACCAAGGCCCTGTACCAGATCGAGAAGGACAAGGGTAACCCGACCATTAACACCCTCGAAGCCATCCTGAGAAAGTTCGGGCTGCGACTAGGGCTGACGAAGGTTGCCATAAACCTTTACGCACCACCTCCAGAGCAGAGAAAAACGGACTCTAAAATGCCCGTTCGCGGCGCCAATCCTAAACGCAAGTCCGTAGGACAGCTCAGTAGAGTTGCTACTCTGCCAAGCACTGCAAAGGCCATGGACGATGACAAGGGGGGACCGTATGAGTGAACAGCTACACGTAACCTTGCAAGAAGCAAAGGCTCAGCTCTTTCAACGGGGCGCGCGTGCATGGCAGGGCGACAGAGTAGTGATCACCAAGGCCGGCAAGCCTTATCTGAATCTGCTGCCCCATGTCGCTACACCGCAGACGCGCAAGCCTGGGCGGTTGAAGGGGAGGATTCGGATGCCGGCGGATTTTGACCGCGCACCCGAGGACATCATCGAGGGTTTTGAGGGCCGGTTCTGAGTGCAGACGAATCTTCTTGAACTGAGACTTCAGCAGATACCTCAGCCATGCAGACCTCATCAAACTCTCGCATGGCGGCCTTGTCGATAGCACCGATTTTCAGCAGCGCTTCGGCCGAGCTGTGAATCGATTCGAAGGCCTCACTTCTTATTTTTTTCGTCATTACATATCCCCATGTGTTCTTTTTCGTCCAACAAAACTGGATGTTTTTCACTCAACGATCAGTCGACCAACCTTCTGATACAGCGACAAAGTGAAGGCCTCTCTGTCACTGGCAAGATGACAACGTCGATGACAATTCGGGCACAGCGCAACCGCGTTAGCAACGCTATCCGATCCTTTCTGAGCCAGATGCTTCACATGATGCACTTCAAGAAACGGCAACCCGTCCACCTGGAACGGTGCGTTCTGACCGCAACCTTCGCAAACACCTTTAGCCAACTCCGCAACCCACGCCCGGACTTTAGGATCTCGAACGTAAGACGTCGTGGTCGTACTGACTTGCTGCGGATTCAGGTTCCCTGATGGCTCGATCTTGAGGCCTCTCTTTTGCAGCTTGGTGGCCCGGCTGATCAACGTCATGTGGTCAGAGGTTGGAGCAGACTCTCCCGTCCCAGGTGTCACTTTATTAGCAAGCACCTTGCGAATTCGCTGAGCCACACCTGCACCAATGTTCTTGGCAGGCATGTAGCCGCTGATTCGCTGCAACCCCATCTGTTCCAACACCGCCGAGATATTCTGCATGCGGTATTCAACAATCGCCGAGGGTTTAAACCTTCGGACGATACTGACAGGCCATTACGGCTGTCTATGAAAATTCCTACAGAAGAGGCAGAGCTTTCGCTCGGGCGTCCTACGACACTGAATGCCCAGAAACGTGAAATACCTCAAGCAACCTACGCCACCAAGGCTTAGCCGCCACCGACCGACCCCGAGTCCGGTTGAGCAACAGATACGGCATGTCCCGAAGTCGAATCCAGCCGTCATTTTGCCAATGCAACAGGCTTAAGGAGATCTCCGGCCAATCTAAAACACTCAGCATGGGACGCTCGGTATCGCTTGATACCTGTGCGTCCCGCAAGGCTGGTACGACCTGATGCGTCAGCCATTCACGCAGCAAGCGATTCCCTGGG from Pseudomonas beijingensis includes the following:
- a CDS encoding helix-turn-helix domain-containing protein — its product is MASLAIKTTLERIAVYQFTPAHSAQARAMLGWSVEELSRQSGVSVQAIRRFEAGGELLDVTRLALAFRLEAEGLVFFPGFAPGRGMNIKGATPDPMGRSDYAMIE
- a CDS encoding helix-turn-helix domain-containing protein, whose amino-acid sequence is MKENTGERRREIIDDIVMQHVTGNETLGTAIRRLRLEVTGLDQETFAAMCNMSTKALYQIEKDKGNPTINTLEAILRKFGLRLGLTKVAINLYAPPPEQRKTDSKMPVRGANPKRKSVGQLSRVATLPSTAKAMDDDKGGPYE
- a CDS encoding DNA-binding protein, with the protein product MKNIQFCWTKKNTWGYVMTKKIRSEAFESIHSSAEALLKIGAIDKAAMREFDEVCMAEVSAEVSVQEDSSALRTGPQNPR
- a CDS encoding type II toxin-antitoxin system Phd/YefM family antitoxin, yielding MSEQLHVTLQEAKAQLFQRGARAWQGDRVVITKAGKPYLNLLPHVATPQTRKPGRLKGRIRMPADFDRAPEDIIEGFEGRF
- a CDS encoding sulfite exporter TauE/SafE family protein, which translates into the protein MFYVLLACFGCLSGVTAVLFGFGGGFVVVPLLYRMLTASHGADDPIGQSAMHIAVATSTCVMIVNALIATVKHHRAGNLIRHYVWPLGGFIGLGAIVGAVAAMWASSEVIRYAFIVYLGVTILDCLFRRGFLTQSEAVIPRRLGRAEVSAGGISVGAIATFLGVGGSVMTVPLLRRCGLSMSRATSMANPLSLPVAVAGTLTYMAMAGFTEFDLGPWFVGYVDLMAFAMLTLGALLGIRLATPWIGRIPDRLHARVYVGLLIGVMIGMCLG
- a CDS encoding AraC family transcriptional regulator yields the protein MRNSSIDLLDATPRAVVAIGTDYAHGQVLPMHRHRRAQLLYGATGVMQVSTTEGNWVVPPQRAVWIPAGVDHEVLMLGVSTRSLYIEPAAITAMDTRCQVISVSPLMRQLLMEAVELVPDYDEAGRDGVLIDLLLHELQRSAHLPLHLPLPQDPRLLGLCQAFLKRPDAHVSPVQWAAQLHISLRSFNRLFSRQTTLSFSQWRQQACVMAALAHLAEGDSVTRIALDQGYDSPAAFSTMFRRVLGHAPSAWLEKTAGH
- a CDS encoding BRO-N domain-containing protein — translated: MPDAYIPAVFTRHNLHLHALLLENQPWFCARDLGRLMGVHLNERMVSKLDEDQRHILLIRYHGQPEKRLMLSESGVYALLVYHYSPGNRLLREWLTHQVVPALRDAQVSSDTERPMLSVLDWPEISLSLLHWQNDGWIRLRDMPYLLLNRTRGRSVAAKPWWRRLLEVFHVSGHSVS
- a CDS encoding HNH endonuclease; this translates as MQNISAVLEQMGLQRISGYMPAKNIGAGVAQRIRKVLANKVTPGTGESAPTSDHMTLISRATKLQKRGLKIEPSGNLNPQQVSTTTTSYVRDPKVRAWVAELAKGVCEGCGQNAPFQVDGLPFLEVHHVKHLAQKGSDSVANAVALCPNCHRRCHLASDREAFTLSLYQKVGRLIVE
- a CDS encoding MBL fold metallo-hydrolase, which produces MTIPSLSTDSPSAQHLSRHEQGKYRNHALTPRQGFGTTLRIIWNMTFHKPRATRPAGAIEVQPLTRAALLAAPNHSVFRLGHSTVLLKLRDKFWLTDPVFSERASPVQWVGPKRFHQPPISLEELPPIEAVILSHDHYDHLDHQAILKLAAKTRYFLAPLGVGDTLIKWGVDASKVRQLDWWQGTEVDGIEFIATPSQHFSGRGLFDSNSTLWASWVMIDGATRIFFSGDTGYFEGFKRIGEQYGPFDLTLMETGAYNVDWPHVHMQPEQTLQAHIDLKGRWLLPIHNGTFDLAMHAWYEPFDRILALAWERNVCIATPQMGEAFTLAQPQRGRAWWLDVEPSAYQDRAGIA